CATGCAGGCGTTCAATAGCTTCTGCTGGCGGTAGCCCAAAGTGAAAACTGGCGACGGCGGGGGCGGTTTCAAGCAACATCTCCAGCATAGCGGGCTGGGCAGAAAAGGTAGGGTAAATCTCCGTCAGCCGTGCCGGAGGCTCGGCATTAAAGCGGGCAAACGCGGGTTTCAGCCGATCAATCCAGGATTGCTCTTGCTCCGGGTTACGCCGGGCGGATGCATGGCAAAACAAGTTAACATTTAATAGCTCTGCACCCAGATCTTGGGCGGCCTGAATATCCTTAAAAGCCTGTTCAGGTGAGGCGGCTCCCAGGCCTAACGCTCCCAGACCACCGGCCTGGCTGACCGCGGCCGCCAGCGCAGGGGTGGAAACTCCGGCCATTGGAGCCTGAAAAATTGGAAAGCGCAGTTTAGGTAACAGAGAATGTAATTTAAATGTCATTTAATTGTTGCCTTTTGGATGCAATTTTAGCTAATAGCACCACATTCTTCGTCACATGTCACACGATATCGTCAACCACGCCTCCATCTACACGTAGTGCCGCCCCGGATGTGGCAGAGGCCTGAGGCGAGCAGATATAGATAACCATATTGGCGACCTCATCTACTGTGGATGGGCGTTGAATAACGGAAGTTGGGCGATTGGCCATCACAAACCTCTTGCCGGCCTGTTCAATGGTTTCGCCATTTTTTTCCGCTTCGTCACGCAGCATGGCGGCAAACCCATCTGAGAGGGTTGGCCCTGGGAGCACGCTGTTAACGGTGACACCGCTACCCGCCACGAATTTTGCCAGGCCACGAGCCAGAGAAAGCTGCGCGGTCTTGGTTACGCCGTAGTGGATCATATCTGCCGGAATATTGCGGGCCGATTCGGAGGAAATAAACACCACCCGTCCCCAACCGCGCTCAACCATGGGAGCCAGTAGCGCGCGGGCCAGGCGTACGCCCGACATCACGTTGGTCTGCCAGAACTTATCCCACGTCGCGTCGTCGGTAGCGTAAAAATCCTGGGGGCCAAAGATACCGGCGTTGTTGACCAGTATATCCACCTGCCCACACTGGCTAACCAACTTGTCGACCTGTTCGGATTGGCTTAAGTCGGCAGCACCGGGGATAAATTCCGCGCCGGGAACCTGTTGGCGTAACGTCTGACAGGCCTGCTCCACCCCCTCGGCATGGCGGCCATTAACGATAACGCGCGCGCCGCTTTGCGCCAGGCCTCGCGCAATGGCGAAGCCGATCCCAGCGGTAGAGGCGGTGACAAGCGCGGTTTTTCCGGTGAAATCAATCTGCATAATGATGTCCTCTGAATCCAGGTTAGCGTCTGTAGAAGGGTAACTCATTAGCGCTACGGTGATTTAAACACTAAGCATAGCCCGAGCGGCGTTGGGCCAGGTTTCGGTCATTAAAAGGTTAATTTTGATAGCGGTTGCTGTTTATACTGAGCGCACTTTTTCTTCGTTTTATTTGTGGATCCGATGTCTGAAAACGCCCAGGAGCCAGAGTTAAGCGGGCTCCGTCTAAACCTACGTATTGTGTCTGTTGTCATTTTTAACTTTGCCACTTTCCTCACCATCGGCCTGCCGCTGGCAGTGCTGCCGGGCTATGTCCATGATGTCATGGGTTTCAGCGCCTTCTGGGCCGGGTTGATAATCAGCCTGCAATACCTGGCAACGCTGATAAGCCGCCCGTGGGCCGGTCGGTTTGCCGACCTTTTTGGGCCGAAACGCGGCGTGGTGATAGGGCTTGTCTGCTGTCTTATCAGCGGTTTTAGTTATCTGCTGGCCTCCTGGTG
This genomic interval from Salmonella enterica subsp. enterica serovar Choleraesuis contains the following:
- a CDS encoding oxidoreductase, which codes for MQIDFTGKTALVTASTAGIGFAIARGLAQSGARVIVNGRHAEGVEQACQTLRQQVPGAEFIPGAADLSQSEQVDKLVSQCGQVDILVNNAGIFGPQDFYATDDATWDKFWQTNVMSGVRLARALLAPMVERGWGRVVFISSESARNIPADMIHYGVTKTAQLSLARGLAKFVAGSGVTVNSVLPGPTLSDGFAAMLRDEAEKNGETIEQAGKRFVMANRPTSVIQRPSTVDEVANMVIYICSPQASATSGAALRVDGGVVDDIV